In one Alphaproteobacteria bacterium SS10 genomic region, the following are encoded:
- the pgi gene encoding glucose-6-phosphate isomerase encodes MPLSESPAWRALDQHRKSLDSFHLRDAFAADGNRHTRFTAEAAGLFLDYSKNWVTEETMGLLGDLLTQEDVERHRERLFAGEQINETEGRSVLHMALRNRSQQVVLVDDQDVMPAIHQVLERMRVFVEDVRAGQWLGHSGKQIQHVVNIGIGGSDLGPRMAVAALAPYADRLQSHFVSNVDGADLAATLAVVDPETTLFIIASKTFTTQETLANANSARDWLLGHFEGDRAAIAKHFVAVSTNSEAVQAFGIDPANMFGFWDWVGGRYSVWSAVGLSVALAIGFEQFEAFLDGAHAMDRHFVTERFSRNLPMLLAVLGIWYRGFWDLPAQALLPYDQSLSLFPAHLQQLDMESNGKSIDLKGHAVSTQTGPIIFGEPGTNGQHAFYQLIHQGTTVIPCDFIVPATAHHGLDGHHDILLAHAVAQAEALMTGKPAEAVRAELKAEGIVGSAARSLFPHKVFEGNRPSNMILMEKLTPYTLGALVALYEHKVFVQGSIWRINSFDQWGVELGKQLAKQTLSDLTASGDQPVDGHDCSTNGILTWLRRHRQAPGDGAA; translated from the coding sequence ATGCCCTTATCAGAGTCTCCCGCTTGGCGGGCTCTAGACCAACATCGGAAATCCCTCGATAGCTTCCATCTTCGAGATGCGTTTGCCGCCGATGGTAATCGGCACACTCGCTTCACCGCTGAGGCCGCTGGCCTGTTTCTCGACTATTCGAAGAATTGGGTAACTGAAGAGACCATGGGCCTGCTGGGTGATTTGCTGACCCAGGAGGATGTGGAGCGCCATCGCGAGCGTTTGTTCGCAGGTGAGCAGATCAACGAGACTGAAGGCCGGTCGGTCCTTCATATGGCCTTACGCAACCGCAGTCAGCAGGTGGTGCTCGTCGATGACCAGGATGTGATGCCCGCGATCCATCAGGTGCTGGAGCGCATGCGTGTCTTTGTTGAGGACGTACGCGCCGGCCAATGGTTGGGGCATAGCGGTAAGCAGATCCAGCACGTTGTGAACATCGGTATCGGCGGCTCTGACTTGGGGCCCCGCATGGCGGTGGCCGCCCTAGCGCCTTACGCTGACCGACTGCAAAGCCACTTTGTCTCAAACGTTGATGGTGCTGATCTGGCCGCCACGCTGGCCGTCGTGGATCCAGAAACAACGCTGTTCATCATTGCGTCCAAGACCTTCACAACCCAGGAGACCCTGGCCAACGCCAATTCGGCTAGGGATTGGTTGTTGGGCCATTTCGAGGGCGACCGGGCAGCTATTGCTAAGCACTTCGTTGCGGTGTCGACCAATAGTGAGGCGGTCCAGGCTTTCGGTATTGATCCGGCCAATATGTTTGGCTTTTGGGACTGGGTTGGTGGTCGATACTCGGTTTGGTCGGCGGTCGGGTTGTCAGTAGCGCTGGCAATTGGGTTTGAGCAGTTTGAGGCATTCCTCGACGGCGCCCATGCCATGGACCGGCACTTTGTTACCGAGCGCTTCTCCCGCAACCTGCCAATGCTCTTGGCTGTACTGGGGATTTGGTATCGCGGCTTCTGGGACCTGCCAGCCCAGGCGCTTCTGCCCTATGACCAATCCTTAAGCCTGTTTCCAGCGCATCTGCAGCAGCTGGATATGGAGAGCAACGGCAAATCCATTGATTTGAAGGGTCATGCGGTTTCGACCCAGACCGGTCCAATCATCTTTGGCGAGCCGGGTACCAATGGCCAGCATGCGTTCTACCAGTTGATCCACCAGGGCACGACGGTGATCCCGTGCGATTTCATTGTGCCCGCCACCGCCCATCACGGGCTGGATGGGCATCACGACATCCTGCTCGCCCATGCAGTTGCCCAGGCGGAAGCGCTGATGACCGGTAAGCCTGCGGAAGCAGTGCGTGCGGAGTTGAAGGCCGAAGGCATCGTCGGGTCTGCGGCCCGATCCCTGTTCCCCCATAAGGTCTTTGAGGGGAACCGCCCATCGAACATGATCCTGATGGAGAAACTGACCCCCTACACACTAGGGGCCTTGGTCGCGCTTTATGAGCATAAGGTGTTCGTCCAGGGCTCGATTTGGCGGATCAACAGCTTTGACCAATGGGGTGTTGAGCTTGGCAAGCAGTTGGCCAAGCAGACGCTGAGCGACCTGACGGCATCTGGTGATCAGCCCGTTGACGGGCATGATTGTTCAACCAATGGCATTCTTACTTGGCTGCGGCGTCACCGTCAGGCACCGGGGGATGGTGCGGCATGA
- the mutL gene encoding DNA mismatch repair endonuclease MutL: MIIRRLPENLVNRIAAGEVIERPAAVVKELVENAIDAGATQIDIAWRDGGKRQITIADNGRGMDQEDLKLSIERHATSKLEDEELVDIRTLGFRGEALPSIGAVARLQITSRAEGDEHGWQLTVEGGQIGELEPAGRQPGTTVEVRDLFFATPARLKFLKTARTETTMAMELVHRLAMAHPAIGFTVKSEERTVLNLPAADLATTDADELLARRLDAVIGHDFIANAIPFSIERPTPDGSVGTIRLSGWAGLPTHGRASSKFQYLFVNGRPVRDKLLLGAIRAGYMDVMASDRHGMVALFLDLPSAELDVNVHPAKTEVRFRDAARIRALIVTGLRTALAEAGVQVSTERSEQTLAELARTPTPFPSASSSRPIYPPRPVEAWAQEPANGFMDNAPPASRFSGAGPSFPSAAPAAAAVSAEPAVEQYPLGAAVAQLHNTYIVTQTSQGLVLVDQHAAHERIVFETMKARLAEGETVPAQRLLLPVVVELGEGAASIMLESANNLAKLGLEIEPFGAGTIAVQSVPALLGKTETTELVRDLADRLDEIDSADLLTRALHEVCATMACHGSVRAGRRLTMTEMNALLRQIESTPAASQCNHGRPTFITLDLASVEKLFDRR; the protein is encoded by the coding sequence ATGATTATCCGTCGCCTGCCCGAGAACCTAGTTAACCGCATTGCCGCCGGTGAGGTCATTGAGCGACCCGCCGCCGTGGTTAAAGAGTTGGTTGAGAACGCCATTGATGCCGGGGCAACCCAGATTGACATCGCTTGGCGTGACGGTGGCAAGCGACAGATCACCATTGCCGATAATGGCCGTGGCATGGATCAAGAGGACCTGAAACTCTCCATCGAACGCCACGCCACCTCAAAGCTCGAGGATGAAGAGCTTGTCGATATCCGCACCCTCGGTTTTCGGGGTGAGGCGCTGCCCTCCATTGGTGCTGTGGCGCGTCTACAAATCACCAGCCGCGCAGAGGGTGATGAGCATGGATGGCAACTGACCGTTGAGGGCGGTCAGATCGGGGAGCTAGAGCCTGCGGGTCGTCAGCCAGGCACAACAGTTGAGGTCCGCGACCTGTTTTTCGCGACACCGGCCCGCCTCAAATTCCTAAAGACCGCGCGCACTGAAACCACCATGGCGATGGAGCTTGTGCATCGGCTCGCCATGGCCCATCCGGCCATTGGTTTCACGGTGAAGAGTGAGGAGCGGACGGTTTTAAATCTGCCAGCCGCCGACCTTGCCACGACGGATGCGGATGAGCTGCTGGCCCGACGCCTCGATGCGGTGATTGGCCATGATTTCATTGCCAACGCCATTCCATTCTCAATTGAGCGTCCAACCCCGGATGGATCAGTTGGCACCATCCGTCTAAGTGGTTGGGCAGGTCTGCCGACCCATGGCCGCGCCTCGTCTAAGTTTCAGTACCTATTCGTGAATGGTCGCCCGGTGCGGGATAAGCTGCTGCTCGGTGCAATTCGGGCTGGCTATATGGATGTGATGGCAAGCGACCGCCACGGCATGGTCGCCCTGTTCCTTGATCTGCCCTCGGCAGAGCTGGATGTGAATGTGCACCCGGCCAAGACTGAGGTTCGGTTCCGGGATGCCGCCCGTATCCGTGCCCTGATCGTAACGGGTTTGCGTACCGCCTTGGCTGAGGCTGGCGTCCAAGTATCAACCGAACGGAGTGAGCAGACCCTCGCTGAGCTTGCCCGCACACCAACGCCGTTTCCATCGGCCTCAAGCAGTAGGCCGATCTATCCACCACGCCCGGTGGAGGCCTGGGCACAAGAGCCAGCCAATGGCTTCATGGACAATGCCCCACCGGCCAGCCGCTTTAGCGGGGCGGGGCCATCATTTCCCAGTGCAGCACCAGCCGCGGCCGCCGTCTCCGCTGAGCCGGCGGTTGAGCAATACCCGTTGGGTGCTGCCGTGGCCCAGCTGCACAACACCTACATCGTCACCCAGACTTCCCAGGGGCTAGTGCTGGTTGATCAGCATGCGGCCCATGAGCGGATTGTGTTTGAGACGATGAAGGCGAGGCTGGCAGAGGGCGAAACCGTCCCGGCCCAGCGCCTCTTACTGCCGGTTGTGGTTGAGTTGGGTGAGGGAGCAGCCAGCATCATGCTGGAGAGCGCTAACAATCTCGCCAAGCTTGGCTTGGAGATTGAGCCGTTCGGGGCTGGCACCATCGCTGTGCAGTCCGTGCCAGCCTTGCTGGGCAAGACGGAGACCACGGAGTTGGTGCGTGATTTGGCCGACCGGCTGGATGAGATTGATAGTGCCGACCTGCTCACCCGTGCATTGCATGAGGTTTGCGCAACCATGGCCTGCCATGGCTCGGTTCGGGCTGGTCGACGCCTAACCATGACGGAGATGAATGCCTTGCTGCGCCAGATTGAGAGCACGCCAGCGGCAAGCCAGTGCAATCACGGCCGCCCAACCTTCATCACGCTTGATCTGGCGTCGGTTGAGAAGCTGTTTGACCGTCGCTGA
- a CDS encoding phosphatase PAP2 family protein: MSEDAATSPIGKLIAWTRAAPHRKPLIWLSCLIMAHGFAINLYLGLWQYGESGFFPTLNSYTIGAMGLALLILGARRKLKQVDLADALLGLFSLGVLLAFFPAIKSAIPLIVPYYLDPLLIKVDGWLHFGMQPYELVWFVLSIPAFVTLLDIAYYFYFFFVIFAAGFVIFSAPGQKEREAFILAYIGAWYINGCIIATAASSVGPIYLPYFYDGALTAPFEAGLAGLCERSSATCFFRDILLDWHLYGPITDLNGPSAFPSMHISTTFLISLYVHKHSPKFAIVTWVFFAVIMVGSVVLLWHYAIDSYASLITTYVIWWAARRYLSDGQTASQPTPDQA; this comes from the coding sequence GTGAGTGAGGATGCCGCCACAAGCCCTATCGGGAAGCTAATCGCCTGGACCCGGGCGGCCCCACACCGGAAGCCGCTGATTTGGCTCTCCTGCCTGATTATGGCCCATGGCTTTGCCATCAACCTCTATCTCGGTCTTTGGCAATATGGCGAGAGTGGCTTCTTCCCTACCCTAAACAGCTACACGATTGGGGCGATGGGGCTGGCACTTTTGATTCTAGGTGCCCGTCGCAAGTTAAAGCAGGTCGATTTGGCCGATGCGTTGTTGGGACTGTTCAGCCTTGGCGTCTTGCTAGCGTTCTTTCCCGCGATCAAATCCGCGATCCCACTCATTGTCCCCTATTACCTTGATCCGTTGCTGATCAAGGTTGATGGATGGCTGCATTTCGGCATGCAGCCCTATGAGTTGGTTTGGTTTGTGTTGAGCATTCCAGCCTTCGTGACGCTGCTGGATATCGCCTACTACTTCTATTTCTTCTTCGTGATTTTCGCGGCTGGCTTTGTGATCTTTAGCGCGCCAGGACAGAAAGAGCGCGAGGCATTCATCCTCGCCTATATCGGCGCCTGGTACATCAATGGCTGCATTATCGCGACGGCAGCCTCGTCCGTCGGCCCGATCTACCTGCCCTATTTCTATGATGGCGCGCTAACGGCCCCGTTCGAGGCTGGCTTGGCCGGATTATGCGAACGCTCATCGGCCACCTGCTTCTTCCGGGACATCCTGTTAGATTGGCATCTCTATGGACCGATCACCGATCTGAATGGCCCATCGGCCTTCCCGTCCATGCATATCAGCACGACGTTCCTGATCAGCCTCTATGTCCATAAGCACTCCCCCAAGTTCGCGATTGTCACCTGGGTATTCTTTGCCGTGATTATGGTGGGTTCGGTGGTCCTACTCTGGCATTACGCGATTGATAGCTACGCCTCACTGATCACCACTTATGTGATCTGGTGGGCGGCTCGCCGCTACCTCAGCGACGGTCAAACAGCTTCTCAACCGACGCCAGATCAAGCGTGA